In Firmicutes bacterium ASF500, a single genomic region encodes these proteins:
- the yoaA_1 gene encoding putative ATP-dependent DNA helicase YoaA produces MNYDNNRHNAHNEIDHIFQDLFPARNMAERPEQAALCHRMLDAMLEGGIALCDAGTGIGKTYAYLVAGTVYSRFRAACGLGPKPILVSTSSIALQTAARDEYLPLLSGLLTEDGMISQPLRAVIRKGKSHYVCDARLEQRLGQLDLQKKNWKAGAALLSLQGQLDMDEAAHLSGYDRERVCVPRICDCGREDCRYHAFLEDCDSGHYLFHICNHNLLLADAIHRGSGREPILPDARALVVDEAHKLPETARQMFGVTLAAEDIRTLTYSLRGERFLLAADILRDTSASLMRKLASPPKDKPFAYYTNSLAAPERSLTVISRQLHGLLTPATRRRLKNVFSTVSLFRQGNPEMVFYTEEDNCGGTMLCATIADLTAQLRQTLWRQERPVVLTSATLAVGEDFRRFKEETGLLTDSRVTESVAPSPFDYQQNCLLYLPQIPPRQKAAAYYDELAKEIAALLNAAQGHALALFTSYAAMSAVKERLPNYGLRYPLFTMGRSAIHTTEQFKASPGSVLLAAGAAWEGFDFPGDCVSLLIIPRLPFAVPDALKEKERENHTTLRLFIRAVVVPEMQIKLKQGFGRAIRTETDTCVVAILDERAAKGKRYSKDVLAALPEMPVTGSLGDVARFIRQVKGPDYFREASA; encoded by the coding sequence ATGAATTACGATAATAACAGGCATAACGCCCATAACGAGATCGATCACATATTCCAAGACCTTTTCCCCGCCCGGAACATGGCGGAGCGCCCCGAACAGGCGGCGCTCTGCCATCGGATGCTGGACGCCATGCTGGAGGGCGGCATCGCCCTGTGTGACGCCGGCACGGGGATCGGCAAGACCTACGCCTATCTGGTGGCCGGGACGGTGTACAGCCGTTTCCGGGCTGCCTGCGGGCTGGGACCGAAGCCCATCCTCGTCTCCACCTCCAGCATTGCTTTGCAAACCGCCGCGCGGGACGAATACCTGCCCCTGCTGTCCGGGCTGCTGACAGAGGACGGCATGATCTCCCAGCCCCTCCGGGCGGTGATCCGCAAGGGGAAATCCCACTACGTCTGCGATGCGCGGCTGGAGCAGCGGCTGGGCCAACTGGATCTTCAAAAGAAGAACTGGAAAGCCGGCGCGGCCCTGCTCTCCCTGCAGGGACAGCTTGACATGGACGAGGCGGCCCATCTCAGCGGCTATGACCGGGAGCGCGTCTGCGTCCCCCGAATCTGCGACTGCGGGCGGGAGGACTGCCGATATCACGCCTTTTTGGAGGATTGCGATTCCGGGCACTATCTCTTCCATATCTGCAACCACAACCTGCTGCTGGCGGACGCCATCCACCGGGGCAGCGGACGAGAACCCATCCTGCCAGACGCGCGCGCCCTTGTCGTGGACGAGGCCCACAAGCTGCCGGAGACAGCCCGCCAGATGTTCGGGGTAACTTTGGCGGCAGAGGACATCCGCACCCTGACCTACAGCCTGCGGGGAGAGCGTTTCCTGTTGGCTGCGGACATCCTGAGAGACACCTCCGCATCCCTGATGCGGAAGCTGGCCAGCCCACCGAAGGACAAGCCCTTTGCCTACTATACCAACTCGCTGGCCGCGCCGGAGCGGAGCCTGACAGTGATCAGCAGGCAGCTCCACGGCCTGCTCACGCCCGCCACCCGCAGGCGGCTGAAGAACGTCTTCTCCACGGTGTCCCTGTTCCGCCAAGGCAACCCGGAAATGGTCTTTTACACCGAGGAGGATAACTGCGGCGGCACCATGCTGTGCGCCACCATTGCCGACCTGACCGCCCAGCTCCGCCAGACACTCTGGCGGCAGGAGCGGCCCGTTGTCCTCACCTCCGCCACCCTGGCCGTAGGCGAGGACTTCCGGCGCTTCAAGGAGGAAACGGGCCTGCTGACCGACAGCCGTGTCACGGAGTCTGTCGCACCGTCACCATTTGACTACCAGCAGAATTGTCTGCTGTACTTACCCCAGATCCCGCCCAGGCAAAAGGCTGCCGCCTACTATGATGAGCTGGCGAAGGAGATCGCCGCCCTGCTGAACGCGGCCCAAGGCCACGCCCTGGCGCTGTTCACGTCCTACGCCGCTATGTCGGCGGTGAAAGAGCGTCTGCCGAACTACGGCCTGCGCTATCCGCTGTTCACCATGGGCCGCAGTGCTATCCATACCACGGAGCAGTTCAAGGCCAGTCCCGGCAGTGTGCTGCTGGCGGCGGGGGCCGCCTGGGAGGGCTTCGACTTTCCCGGCGACTGCGTGTCCCTGCTGATCATCCCCCGTTTGCCCTTCGCCGTCCCGGACGCTCTGAAGGAAAAAGAGCGGGAGAATCACACCACCCTCCGGCTGTTCATCCGGGCGGTGGTGGTGCCGGAGATGCAGATCAAGCTGAAGCAGGGCTTCGGGCGGGCCATCCGCACCGAGACCGACACCTGCGTGGTGGCTATTCTGGATGAGCGGGCCGCCAAGGGCAAGCGTTACAGCAAGGATGTGCTGGCCGCCCTGCCAGAAATGCCCGTCACCGGCAGCCTGGGGGACGTGGCGCGGTTTATCCGGCAGGTGAAGGGGCCGGATTATTTCCGGGAGGCATCCGCATGA
- the regX3_1 gene encoding Sensory transduction protein regX3 produces MQHILFIGADFEQYLRLKTLLSDFNCVYSVNLPDGIRQFNQQRFSLIVLDLSLVLSDADQEEVLRSFRRAHPVPIIALYDNVEDSNVIRLLGAGADQVLAIQTTDTVLTAYMQTLVNRYINLDRMDREQNCRTELCVGDFKIDLMRRQVFLKGEKIELSGKEFDLLLFFAQNPEQVLTEAQIYDRVWHTDKDFHSSIAKPINRLRQKIEPDQRNPVYIRSIRGVGYQFVPNYVISCDI; encoded by the coding sequence ATGCAGCATATTCTATTTATTGGCGCAGATTTTGAGCAATACCTCCGACTCAAAACGCTCCTCAGTGATTTTAACTGCGTATATTCCGTCAACCTGCCAGACGGTATCAGGCAGTTCAACCAACAGCGGTTCAGCCTGATCGTTCTGGATCTGTCTCTGGTCTTGTCAGATGCGGACCAGGAAGAAGTCCTGCGCTCGTTTCGCCGCGCGCATCCGGTGCCGATTATTGCGCTGTATGATAATGTGGAGGATTCGAATGTCATCCGTCTGCTGGGAGCGGGGGCGGATCAGGTGCTTGCAATCCAGACAACGGATACTGTGCTGACAGCGTATATGCAGACGCTGGTCAACCGTTATATAAACCTTGACCGCATGGATCGGGAGCAAAACTGCCGCACAGAACTGTGTGTTGGAGATTTTAAGATCGACCTGATGCGCCGTCAGGTCTTCTTAAAAGGGGAAAAAATAGAATTGTCTGGCAAAGAATTCGATCTGCTTCTCTTTTTCGCGCAGAACCCGGAACAGGTACTGACAGAAGCTCAGATTTATGACCGGGTGTGGCATACGGACAAGGATTTTCACAGCAGCATCGCAAAACCCATCAACCGGCTGCGGCAGAAAATAGAGCCGGATCAGCGCAATCCTGTGTATATCCGCTCGATTCGTGGCGTGGGCTATCAATTCGTGCCGAATTATGTAATATCCTGCGATATTTGA
- a CDS encoding Endoglucanase codes for MIWKKNVYLISMRKRALSVIFGPNNNLTRAQFAQILFNKEGRPVVNYLLQYGDVAEGAWYTEAIRWATSQGIVGGYGNGMFGPNDNITREQLAVMLWRYAGSPAATDKELHFTDADQASGFALEALRWAVENGIINGYGDGRLGPQGLATRGQVAQMLKNFLGK; via the coding sequence ATGATATGGAAGAAAAATGTTTACTTGATTTCAATGCGAAAAAGGGCTTTATCTGTGATATTCGGCCCCAACAACAACCTGACCCGCGCCCAATTTGCCCAAATCCTCTTTAACAAAGAGGGCAGGCCGGTTGTCAACTACCTGCTGCAATACGGCGATGTGGCGGAAGGCGCATGGTACACCGAGGCCATCCGTTGGGCCACCAGCCAGGGCATTGTGGGCGGCTACGGAAACGGGATGTTCGGCCCCAACGACAACATCACCCGTGAGCAGTTGGCGGTCATGCTCTGGCGGTACGCCGGAAGCCCCGCCGCTACGGATAAGGAGCTGCACTTCACCGACGCGGATCAGGCCAGCGGCTTTGCGCTGGAGGCCCTGCGGTGGGCTGTGGAGAACGGCATCATCAACGGCTACGGCGATGGGCGGTTAGGCCCCCAAGGCTTGGCAACTCGCGGGCAGGTAGCGCAGATGCTGAAGAATTTCTTGGGTAAATAG